One Leishmania major strain Friedlin complete genome, chromosome 5 DNA segment encodes these proteins:
- a CDS encoding putative double-strand-break repair protein rad21 homolog, producing the protein MFFSTYVLTKKGPLAKVWLAAHWDKRLTRHEVKVVDLSQTILHIVRPVVPIALRTSGELLVGVVRIYALKVKHLLKEATEATLFLRVTTLATKGSKAGVAGQHRTVSIDGVVVPVKGSDVEAVTFDWNADVAAKHGAVADAAEALGEGRFNAIADLLGNSHRIDVSDTDKEDALLASAWYTVQPTSQAAGDGLHTTQQDYDEIAKMRADLMAFGERASGSASTSKSKSSLSSMEKGRGSVAVDVDGMAFPAVGDELDIGVPLPDELPPGFPALEGQVPAGMIPTDPFLLPDMMNMDEEAAAAAQRSRPGRRMRPVNVCDLDSTTLSREAFEKCMADRSDILNSEPRRGPYDAQEEADRYTVTGSANAANALATNPALDAAPLSGVLNPALRLTYAKALRQSAEEAVAMAAQAFRESMARRSEVPAGGGGALEADDAQVAAADLDGSAMLVPEAEVAQQRRKRGRDDGDGVDDSTMTAGVSASVQQTLERIRMELSLRAARDHKKSRTQSAASLVGASCALREVCRGLRRRDAARTFVDVLALASKQYVSAQQALGSDEVQVTLNESALRLLAAA; encoded by the coding sequence ATGTTCTTCTCCACCTACGTGCTCACGAAGAAGGGCCCGCTCGCCAAGGTTTGGCTTGCCGCGCACTGGGACAAGCGACTCACCCGCCATGAAGTGAAGGTGGTCGACCTCAGTCAGACTATCCTCCACATTGTCCGCCCTGTCGTCCCGATCGCCCTGCGCACGTCCGGTGAGCTGCTCGTCGGTGTCGTGCGCATCTACGCACTGAAGGTGAAGCACCTGCTGAAGGAGGCGACCGAGGCGACGCTCTTCTTGCGTGTGACGACTCTCGCGACGAAGGGCAGCAAGGCGGGTGTCGCCGGTCAGCACCGCACCGTCTCGAtcgacggcgtcgtggtGCCAGTGAAGGGCAGCGATGTCGAGGCCGTCACGTTTGACTGGAACGCCGACGTCGCCGCGAAGCACGGCGCGGTGGCAGACGCTGCCGAGGCTCTTGGCGAGGGCCGTTTTAATGCCATCGCTGATCTGCTGGGAAACAGCCACCGCATCGACGTCTCCGACACAGACAAGGAGGATGCCCTCCTGGCGTCGGCGTGGTACACAGTGCAGCCAACGTCGCAGGCGGCAGGCGACGGGCTTCACACCACGCAGCAGGACTACGACGAGATCGCTAAGATGCGGGCAGACTTGATGGCCTTCGGCGagcgcgccagcggcagcgccagcaccagtAAGAGCAAATCGAGTCTTTCGAGTATGGAGAAGGGCcgtggcagcgtcgccgttgATGTGGACGGCATGGCGTTCCCCGCTGTCGGCGATGAGCTGGATATTGGCGTCCCGCTCCCTGACGAGCTACCGCCGGGCTTCCCTGCTCTGGAAGGGCAGGTGCCGGCGGGCATGATACCAACCGATCCGTTCCTGCTGCCGGACATGATGAAcatggacgaggaggcggcggcggcggcccagcGGTCACGTCCAGGTCGAAGGATGCGGCCAGTGAACGTGTGCGACCTCGACTCCACGACTCTATCGCGCGAGGCCTTCGAGAAGTGCATGGCAGACCGCAGCGACATTCTCAACAGCGAGCCGCGCCGTGGTCCCTACgacgcgcaggaggaggctgatCGCTACACCGTGACGGGGTCCGCCAACGCGGCGAACGCCTTGGCTACCAACCCCGCGCTGGACGCGGCACCTCTCTCGGGGGTTTTGAACCCGGCCCTTCGCCTCACATACGCGAAAGCACTGCGGCAGAGTGCCGAGGAAGCTGTtgcgatggcggcgcaggcgttTCGGGAGTCGATGGCGCGGCGAAGCGAAGTCCctgccggcggcgggggcgccCTCGAGGCGGACGATGCGCAGGTTGCTGCGGCAGATctggacggcagcgccatgTTGGTgccggaggcggaggtggcgcagcagcgtcgcaagcgcggccgcgacgacggtgacggaGTCGATGACTCGACGATGACTGCGGGTGTGTCGGCCAGTGTTCAGCAAACGCTGGAGCGCATTCGAATGGAGCTCTCGTTGCGCGCTGCGCGTGACCACAAGAAGTCCCGCACGCAGTCGGCCGCCTCTCTCGTTGGCGCTAGCTGCGCGTTGCGGGAGGTGTGCCGTggtctgcgccgtcgcgatgCCGCGCGCACGTTTGTGGACGTCCTTGCACTGGCATCAAAACAGTACGTGAGCGCACAGCAGGCGCTGGGGTCTGATGAGGTGCAGGTGACCCTGAACGAGTCGGCCCTGCGTCTGTTGGCTGCGGCGTGA
- a CDS encoding vacuolar ATPase subunit-like protein, with translation MGRTMMDYNVHEGHLEAMVHGYRDVLLRADEYNNLCQCDNLGDMKSQLQITDYGNFLQQEGTLSSRIIVDRAQEVLLKQFKELRSWAEPPLCQFLDFISCEYMLSNVLKLIVAKRSGRANLELLTKCHPLGVFPEMPTLIAASDVQEMFEVVLIDSPVGRFFSAEGGFERDLDELSVEYIRGILMKNYYEQFYDFCYNLGGETREVMCPLLDAEADRMVLTFTLNTLGMREITPVDRRKVFPSIGSLVDIHDDIAESENEEQLRDRLRRFATYFELLDESSRAMDSACKKSLERRFVEMSVVMYNDAMTRQFQYGVFYAYVKLKELEINNLQWIADCVVQQMRNRLHEYVSTVPYAQ, from the coding sequence ATGGGGCGCACTATGATGGACTACAACGTGCACGAGGGCCACCTCGAGGCCATGGTGCACGGCTACCGCGATGTCCTTCTCCGCGCCGACGAGTACAACAACCTCTGCCAGTGCGACAACCTCGGTGACATGAAGAGCCAGCTGCAGATCACCGACTATGGCAACTTTCTGCAGCAGGAGGGCACGCTGTCCTCCCGCATCATCGTCGATCGCGCGCAGGAGGTGCTCTTAAAGCAGTTCAAAGAGCTGCGCTCCTGGGcggagccgccgctgtgTCAATTTCTCGACTTTATCAGCTGCGAATACATGCTGTCGAACGTGCTGAAGCTGATTGTggcgaagcgcagcggccgcgccaACCTCGAGCTGCTAACCAAGTGCCACCCCCTCGGCGTCTTCCCGGAGATGCCGACGCTGATCGCTGCCTCGGACGTGCAGGAGATGTTCGAGGTGGTGCTCATCGACAGCCCGGTGGGCCGCTTTTTCAGCGCTGAGGGCGGCTTCGAGCGCGACTTGGATGAGCTCTCGGTGGAGTACATCCGCGGCATCCTCATGAAGAACTACTACGAGCAGTTCTACGACTTCTGTTATAACCTCGGCGGGGAGACGCGCGAGGTGATGTGCCCGCTGCTGGACGCCGAGGCAGATCGCATGGTTCTCACCTTCACTCTGAACACGCTCGGCATGCGAGAGATCACGCCGGTGGACCGCCGCAAGGTGTTCCCGAGCATCGGCTCCCTCGTCGACATCCACGATGACATCGCGGAGAGCGAGaacgaggagcagctgcgcgaccgcCTGCGTCGCTTCGCGACTTACTTTGAGCTGCTCGACGAGAGCAGCCGGGCGATGGACTCGGCGTGCAAGAAGTCGCTGGAGCGGCGGTTTGTCGAGATGTCGGTGGTCATGTACAACGACGCTATGACGCGGCAGTTTCAGTACGGCGTCTTCTACGCCTACGTgaagctgaaggagctggagaTCAACAACCTTCAGTGGATCGCCGACTGCGTCGTGCAGCAGATGCGCAACCGCCTCCACGAGTACGTGAGCACGGTGCCGTACGCTCAGTAG